AGGTAGAGGCCCTGCAGGACCCCGCTGAGGACGGTgttggggagcagctctgcagggaaacGGGGGTGCTGTAACAGCTGGTTCACTCCTGGGCCCCGTTAAAGGAGAAGCACCTTTGCAGGGCCCAGAGGAGCCTCTTGGAGGTTTTGGAGCCCTGCTCCACAGCCCTAATCCTTACCGGGGCCGCGTGGCCGCATGTAGGGATCCAAGCAGAAGCCGACAATGGGGCGCTGGGGGGGCAGGactctggtgctgctgtgggagagggGACACCAGTCCTCAGCCTGTCACCACCATCCCCAACCCCAGGTACTCGTTAGGAGTGCCTAACATGGGGCAGGGCCGTGTGGGATAACCCTGGTGCCAGCAGAACTCATCTACTCACGGGGAGCTGCTGGCcttggggctctgctggcaccgCGGCACCTTCAGGAAGTCCAGGACGTCCTGGGGTAGCTCCTTGTTGTGGTACAGCACACCCTGCAATGCTCCAGGGGGGTCAGCACCCCAATAACCCCCTCCCTAACCCTCCACCATGTGTTCTTCACCCCTAAAACCCAGCCTGAACCTGCTGTACACGCCTCACCTGCAGGTAAACCTCCAGGGCCTGCCGGCGCTGCTCCAGCGCTTTGGGCATCCAGTTGGGGACGTGGCGTGGGGGGAAGTCGGGCACCTTGCAGGTCTTCTTGATCTGAGGAAGGTGTGGGGGGATCAGGGCAGGCCGGAGAGGGTGAGGCCAGGCCTCCCACGTCCCCTCCTGCAGAGCCGGGGGCTCTCACCCGCTTGTGCAGCGCCTGGAACTCGCTGTAGCGCTTGGTCACCGTGTGCCGCCGGCCATTGCACAGCACCTCCACCCggaacagctgcagggggacagaCAGCGTGCTCCTCGTCAGCCCCAGCCTCACCATGTTCCTTGTTCTCACTGTCTTCATCACCCTCAACATCCTCACCATCCTCATCAGCCCCAGCATCACCATCATCACTGTTCTCACCATCCCTCATCATCCTCGTCAGCCCCAGCTTCACCATGTTCATTGTTCTCACTGTCTTCATCACCGTCACCatccctcatcatcctcatcctcctcatcagCCCGAGCCTCACCATGCATGTTGTTCTGTCTTCATCACCCTCACCATCCTCATCAGCTCCAGCCTCATCATCTTCAGaaccctcagcaccctcaccaTCCTCGTTGTTCTCACCATCTTCATCACCCTCACTATccctcatcatcttcatcagCTCCAGCCTTATCATCTTCACCTTTCTCATCATCCTCACCATTCTCAccagcctcagcaccctcactcACCATCCTTATCACCCTCACCATCTTCATCATGCTCATCACACTCATCAGCCTCCCAGAGGAGGCAGGGGCCCCTAACTCACACACCTGTGGAGAGCATGTAGGACACTCCACCCCCACTTCTCTAGGACAGGCAGAGACCCCCAACCTCCAGGGCAGACCCCCGACACCCCCACAGCCAATGGGGGCACCATGGGACCAGGCAGGACCCCCACAAGCAGATGGAACACAATTCTCCCCTCCCGAGGGGAGCACAGCAAGGTGTGACAGCCCAACCCCCACCAAACCCTGCCAGACAGAGACCCTGGGGCTGCAAGGGACCCCCAACACCTTggggtgtgcagggacaccaggaagggacacatggggacatCAAACCAATGGGACAGAGGGAGAcaacccttttttccccaaggcaGGTAAGGTTCCCTACCTAGGGATAGTCATGGATCTCCACcctcctggggaaggcaggagaaCCCCTTCTTTCCTCCATGCCAAGGGGGAAAGCTCCACTCCCCCAGCTCCACTCCCCAGGGCCAGTGGGGATCCCCCaggccagggacagccccttctTTCAAGGGTGGGCCCCTGAGGACAGACAGGCATCTCCATCCCACAGGGACCCCCTAGGCCAAGGTAGAAGGGCAGAGGACCCACCTCAGACCCGTCTCAGAAAGGAACCCTGTGGGGGCCTctgcccagcacctcctgggccAGGGaccccatcccctccccttCAAGGGCGTTGTGTCCCCCTTCCCAGAAAGGGATCCACGAGGACAGCTGGGGACCTCTCCTCCTCAGGGCAATGATCCCATctgcccctctctccccctGCCTCCTCACTCACTGCATAGTTGGGACCCCTGGGAACCCCCCGAGCTCTTGGAGCATGTGGAGACACCCCAGTGGGCACATTAAGAGCCCCACACCCTCCACAACCCAGGGCAAGCAGGTACCCTCACACCCAGGGCAGAGGGGGCAcccagagacagacagacagacagacagggaccCCAACACCAACAGCCTGGAGTGTCTGGCAGGGACCCCTCAGGGCACTTGGATCCTGCACTCCTGGGGGAAggacacagccccatcctgggtgcACAGGGACATGACAAGGACCCCTGGGAACCAAGGAGACACCGTGACCAGTGAtgccccttccccacccctcccaggGGTACAGGATCACTGCCTGTCCCTCCCTCTCGCCCCAGCAGGGATCCtcgggatgcaggcagggacagacacacctgggcacttggggacaccagggcaggagcttggggacatcccagccccagggcagatGTGGGACACACATccctggagcaggtgggggTACTCAGGGATCGACAGGGACCCCAGAACCCTCTGGGGTCAGAGGAGATCCCCAGGGTAAAggaacagcccctggggcagcccctgggccAAGTGGGGTTCCCCAGTTACACCTGTGTCCCTCAGTCCCTGACTCTCATGGAGATACCCCCCCCCGGGCAGGAGGAGACCCCGTGGGAGCAACAAGATCCCCAGAACAGGACCCCGGGGTGGGCAGGAAGAGCCTCCAACCCCTGGGGAAGTGGAGGCACCCCTGGGATGTGGGGACCCCTGGGGCCAAGGCAGGACCCTGCACCCTGGGGCGAGAGGGAAGCTgcgggacagacagacacattcCCGACTTCCAGAAGGTGCAGGGGGCAGAAGGTGCCCCCGGCAgggccccagggcaggcagagcccctggGGCAGGTGGGCACCACCCAGGGGCACTTGAGGACCTTCAGCCCTTgaggctgggacaggcagggtggCCTGGGGGAACGAGGAGACCTCCAGTCTGAGAACAGGGGGGGCATCCcgggaaaagaagggaaaccCCAGCCATGGGGGCTACAGGGACCTCTCCCCTTTCAAAGGTGAAGGGTCTGTGCTGCCCCCGGCTgggaccctgcagggacaggctgagACCTCCAGCGCCGTGGCCCTCCCCAGGCCAAAATAATCTCACCTTGCCCACTTCCCCCATCCTCTCCTTCAAGGGCAAAGGGTCCCCATCAGCAGCGACCCCTGTGGGGATCCCCGCCCGGACCCCCCGGGTCAGGGGTCCCGTTGTGGCTGCCGGGGACACTCCCCGGGGTGTTTGGGGTCCTCCAAGCCTACAGGGACACCCCGACCCCGGGGGCAGAGGGCAGCGCTTGGGGACGAACAGGACACGGGGGAGGTGGGACAGGAGAGCCCTCCAGCCCCTGGATTAGGGTGGAAGCACCGCCGGGCAGGGAgagagccctgggcagaggcagaAACCCGCAAACCCCGCAGCCAGCGGGGACAGCGGAACGCGGGATCCCGCACCCCCGGAGCAGAGACAGCCCAAGAGCAGAGGGCACCCCCGAGAGCagagacagccccgggagccgaGACAGAGACACctccaggagcagagggcacccccggagcagggacagacaccCCTTTCAAAGGCAGGGGTTCTGTGTCTGCCACCGGCAGGGAGGCCCCAGGGACATGCAGCGACCTCCATTCCCAGGGCACGTGGAAGACTCCTGGGCCAGAGAGCGACAAATCCGCCCGGGAGCAGAGGGTGACACCCCGTGGGAACTCGGGGACCTCCAGTGCGAGGGAgggacccccccccaccccccggagcagggagaaaggggaaaggcaGGGACCCGCACGCCCAGGAGGGgcgggggacacctggggacgaGCGGCGACCCCCAGCTCCCGGGGCAGGAGGAGACGCCCTCAGCCACCCTCAGCCCCgttccctggggcacagccgagccccagccccggcagggCCCCGAGCCCCGCTCGCCCCGTCCCTCACCGTGTGCGCCCGCTCGGGGCTgcgcgctgccgccgccggggGCTCCGCCGCGGGGATGGACACGGCGATCATGGCCTGGGGCACGGCGGGACCGGccccgagcggggccggggccgggcagggaccGCCCCGAGCGCACACGGCGGGGTCACGGCCCACGGGCAGCCCGGGGGATGCGGCgggcccagggcagcacagggacgGAGCCGCGGAGGCGCCGCAGGGAGCCGGGTTCCAGGGAtaaggggaaaggaaagagggaagTCAGCCCGAGCTGCCTTTTCGCTTTTTGAACGGGTATCGGTTTTGATAAAAGCGCACACGCGAGGCTGGGACGGGCGGGGAAGGAGCAAACCCGGGTAAGGGAGGGGGGGGTAGGAGCACCACAGCCCTGAGAGCTCCATTGTGGATTCCGGGGAATGCCACAAAGTGGGATCGCTGGAGAGCCCCGCTGAGCTCAGATCCTAAAAACGGCTCCCACCGGAGGAAAGACAGAGAGCCAAAGCCTAATCAAGAGTGGGGACAGGTGGCCGGAGCACCGTCCAAGGTCACCTCTGTCCCGTCACAACACGGGGGAGGCTCTGCTGCCGCCCTCGGCCTCCAGGGATGCACCCTtacccctccccatcccaccccaaacacccAGAGCCTGTTTGCCCTGATAGAAGTTTTATTACAGAACTTTAATGGCACTGCAGGAGTAAGATAATTCATTAGAGCCTTAAAACCCAGCCTGAAAAATAGATATTTGCCAGATCTCATTAACCCCTTGGCTGCGGGTCTGGTCTGGAAGCAGGAAACTAGTTTCTCTTCAGTAAGAAAATATATGTtgctaaatgaaaaatatacagTTAGAAGAGTTACTGGCTCACAAGCTGTTCTTCTGGGGGTGACACCTCTACCAGCTCCAGCATGTGGAACAAGGGGTCGCTCACgtggaaaagaggaggaggtATAgtgtatataaaaaaaaaaaaaaaggcaaaattcagGTTTGTTTGCTcagtccaattaagaaatggcCTTGGCTTCAGGCAGGAACGCTTCCCAGTACTtcaccagctgcagggaggagagggagagagtcAGGAGCCTTAAGAatggagctgcagtgcagggggGCAGGCTTGAGAGATTCACAAGCACGGCCTGAATTTGGACATAAAACCACATCAGGGAGCACTCACCTGCTGCTGAGAGTTCAATAACGTCTCAAGGTATTTCGTGACGTGGTTTCTGAAGTCCTTAGATTTCTCTTTCTGCAAGAGATGGGCATGAGGCTGGAACAACCACCAAAACCCTCCAGAGtctgggaggggaaaggagaaaccagCAGGGTTTTCCTGTTCCTCCTGGGGCCCCGTGAGGAGAGCAGCACATGGGCCACAGAGGATCTTGGCCCACCCAGCTTCATTTTAAGATTCCCTGTGGGGAAGCCCCCTCAGCAAGACCCCAGCTCACACACGTTGGGATtcagggatgctgctgtgccaggaggaggggcaggagcccaGGTCAGTGCCAAGGGCTGCCCACACGTACCTCAAAGCGGATCACCTCCTTGCGGATGACGGCAGAAATGCGCTCAAAGTCCCTCTCGTACTGCGTCACCCGGGACTCCCACTGCAGAGACAGCAAGGGCACCTTGGGCACAGCAGAAGGAGCTCCTGCCCCCTCTCCATGGGGCTCTGGAGCCACCACCGTGCATGtgagaggtgctgctggagcagagctcagcccttgGCACCACCTTGGCATGGAGGTCACAGGAGGCAGGAGCaccagcagcccctcctgcagcctctctgaaGGCTGGCTTGGCCCTTGGTGTAACCTGGCCACAGacacctctccctcctgctcagGAGGTGCCCCCCGGCCCAGGAGggtccttccccagctcaggaGGTGCCCCCCGGCCCAGGAGGTTCTGTCTgcactggagcagggagggcaggagcagagcagagacccCACGCTCCGTTCCCTACCTCCGAGATCTCATCCTTGGCCTGCTGCAGCTTGTCGGGTTTGTttgcccacagcagcctggcctcCATCTCCCTCTTCTTCTGGAGCATGGTCTGGGCATCCTGCCACCGCTGCCAGGTCCTCATGCGCTGGTCAAAGGCTccctggagggaaggaggggcaCAGCTCTCCTGACAAGGGGACACTGGAGGTCCTGGACCAAAGCTGAGCCAGAATAAGACTGGGTCCTGCcctggagcatccacagctcctgTATGGACCAGTGGACCAAGGATATGGTGGTCTGGCCTTTGGGGCAGGAAGGGGGCAGCCTGCTGGACTTGCTACTCCCATGGGATTGCTTCTTCCCAGTGCACCAGATGGGCTGTGTGGATTTGATGCCCAAGTTCAGGAGCACTCAGCATTCAGGCTCTGCCAGAGCAGGCACTTGGCAGGTCAGTTTTCACCCCCTGTATCACAGGTCACCAGCTCACAGCTTCAGCCTTCACCTCTGGAAGGGCTGGGTCACCCACAAGCCATGAACTTGCTCCACATCCCCTCtggagaacagcagcacagccaggcctcACCTACAGCATCTTCCAACCTAACCAGGGCACACCTGCCCAGCCAGCCAggtttccctctgctctgccctgtgcttgAGTTTGGAAGATCTCCTGGCATCCCTAAGCCTACAATGGGTACAAGGAGCAGGATTAAAGGAGTCCTTACCTTCACAACCGAGAGCAGGCGGATGTAGTCCCCCAGGAGCTCGGCCAGGAGGAAGAAGTCATTGTTGGCCTGTTCATGGTGCAGCTGCTCAATCTTCTCCTCCACCTcagccagctgggacagggcccGGGACAGGGCTGTGTTGTCCTCTGAGCtccccagcatggccaggcTCTTGGCAAACTGGGCTGTGTTCAATGCCAGCTCTGGGGAACGGGATGAGGGTCAGGAGAAGGGCCTGGCTGCACCAGGAGCTCCCCAGCAGAGGGTTcagcccttggagctgccttcccacagctccaggggatACCAGCTGGAAGGGCCAGCACTGCCTCAGTCAGAGCCAGCAGCTTCCAGCCATGAGGAAAAGGGaagcaggaaagggaaggaaaagggaagcagctgagcaagaggacaggcacagctttgcagaagtcagtgaaaaatgcagaggaaggaaaacatccccattcccagaggTCAGCTCTGCTCAGGTTTGCTACAGCAGCATTCAGGCCcatgaggacaggctgagggaattAGGGTTgatcagcctgcagaagagaaggctccaggcagacctcagagccctgccagtGCCTAACAGggccccaggagagcaggaaaggGACTGGAGACAAGgaatggagggacaggacaaagggaaatggcTTCCCACTGTCAGAGcgcagggatagatgggatatgggggaaaaattcttccctgtgagggaactgaggccctggcacaggttgctcagacaaactgtggctgccccatccctggaagtgcccaaggccaggctggacagggcttggagcaggctgggacagtggaaggtgtccctacccatggcagagggtggaacaagatggaCTTTAAGGTTCCTTTAGCCCCCAagccatcctgggattctgtgatcccaCAGGACCCCGGTTCCCTTGCACACTGCCATGCCGAGCTTGTGGAGCTGCACACAAGAACTGGGGTGACCATTTCTGGTCTCCCAGGAGGAAAGGACAGAGAGTCCTTTACAGCACTGTCCCATCTCCTTGGAAGTGTCCCTGGGACCCCTGGTGACCGTctccaggcccagcccaggtgggacaggcccagcccaggtgtccctcTGTCACCTTTGCGGTGGTTCACCAGCGTCTCCACCACCGCGTGCAGTTTCCGCAGCCGCTGGTCCTCACACTCCAcctcctgcagcttctcctcaaACCACTGCAATGGGTAAATGCAGAGCTGATTCCCACAGGGGGGGCTTTccctgcacccagagctggagctgggaagagcacacagctctggagTGAGGACAGGAATGCCCAGAGGTGCCCCAACACTCACCATGTCCGATTCGTTCATCTTGATGGTCATTTTACTGACTGCATCCGTGGCTTTGTTGAACATCTTCATTATTCCTGCTCCACTCAAGGTCTGGGTTCCTACTGCTCTTgggagctggaaaggaatggaaaagtTTGCTTTGCCATaggagatggagccaggctgagagagctggaggtgttcacctggagaggagaaggctccagggagagcccagagccccactgAGTGTCtaaaggagctccaggagagctggagagggactctgAACaaggcctggagtgacaggacaagaggaaatgagtttccactgccagagggcaggaacagatgggatattgggaagaaattcttccctgtgagagtgatgaggccctggcacaggtttcccagagcagctgtggctcccccacctctggaagtgtccaaggccagtggatgaggcttggagcaacctgggatagcagcaggtgctcctgcccatggcagggggtggaatgagctGGGCTTTTAcaagtcccttccagcccaagccattCTGATTGGTTTGattctgttttgcccatgaggCACCtgctgagtgatctctccctgcccttttgtttgttttctcccagCTGAGGGGATGGTtcagcagctttggtgggcacctggtgccagcagcagctcccactctTACATGGCTCTACCACTTCCCACTGAGCCTTGGGGGCATCCTGCCTCATTAACTGCTCAAGGACCATTTCCTTCAGCACTTCCATGGATTCCTCACTCCACCCTTCTGACCTCCTCCTTCTCCAAGAACTCCCTGACGTCCGGGTCCTGCAGCATGGTTGGATGGCTGACCACCCTCCGTAGGTACCTGTGGGAGGAACAACTCCAGGAGTTACTCTGGCTGTAGCAAATCCAGCTTTTGATTTTAAATCTGTCCATCACAGCTTGGTATTTACTCCAGAACAGCAGTTGGGGGGCTGGAAATCAGAGCCAACAACTGTTCTAATTCACCCAGCAGTTCTCCTGTCTCCCTGGGGAATTTGGTGGTGCCACCATCAAGAGCAGACCTCTCTGAGGTCCCTCACTCAGTCCAGGGACAGCTGATGGGGTCATACCTCTCTAGAGCAGCCCGACG
The sequence above is a segment of the Molothrus aeneus isolate 106 chromosome 13, BPBGC_Maene_1.0, whole genome shotgun sequence genome. Coding sequences within it:
- the SNX22 gene encoding sorting nexin-22 isoform X2, which translates into the protein MIAVSIPAAEPPAAAARSPERAHTLFRVEVLCNGRRHTVTKRYSEFQALHKRIKKTCKVPDFPPRHVPNWMPKALEQRRQALEVYLQGVLYHNKELPQDVLDFLKVPRCQQSPKASSSPSTRVLPPQRPIVGFCLDPYMRPRGPELLPNTVLSGVLQGLYLPLSRVPAWQHPQPLE
- the SNX1 gene encoding sorting nexin-1, whose translation is MASGGSRGSRSPSPAERRPPPFPEHRGLGAPDSDSEGEDIFTGSSNSPALKEEPPLPVSSSSKENGVHVEQDDQDLFADATVELSLDNTQNNQKKEVAKPSSPLPSLDVAASSSRNLSKSYEELEEEEQEDKFDLTVGVSDPEKVGDGMNAYVAYKVSTQTSMPMFRSKQFSVKRRFSDFLGLYEKLSEKHAQNGFIVPPPPEKSLIGMTKVKVGKEDSSSAEFLEKRRAALERYLRRVVSHPTMLQDPDVREFLEKEELPRAVGTQTLSGAGIMKMFNKATDAVSKMTIKMNESDMWFEEKLQEVECEDQRLRKLHAVVETLVNHRKELALNTAQFAKSLAMLGSSEDNTALSRALSQLAEVEEKIEQLHHEQANNDFFLLAELLGDYIRLLSVVKGAFDQRMRTWQRWQDAQTMLQKKREMEARLLWANKPDKLQQAKDEISEWESRVTQYERDFERISAVIRKEVIRFEKEKSKDFRNHVTKYLETLLNSQQQLVKYWEAFLPEAKAIS
- the SNX22 gene encoding sorting nexin-22 isoform X1 — its product is MLRVMKTVRTRNMVRLGLTRSTLSVPLQLFRVEVLCNGRRHTVTKRYSEFQALHKRIKKTCKVPDFPPRHVPNWMPKALEQRRQALEVYLQGVLYHNKELPQDVLDFLKVPRCQQSPKASSSPSTRVLPPQRPIVGFCLDPYMRPRGPELLPNTVLSGVLQGLYLPLSRVPAWQHPQPLE